In the Telopea speciosissima isolate NSW1024214 ecotype Mountain lineage chromosome 2, Tspe_v1, whole genome shotgun sequence genome, one interval contains:
- the LOC122652424 gene encoding aquaporin TIP4-1-like has product MGKIALGNGQEAVQPDCIKALVAEFICTFLFVFAGVGAAMTTGKMLGDSLVGLFVVAMAHAMVVAVMISAGFNTSGGHLNPAVTLALAVGGHITIFRSILYCMDQLLASCLACILLKYLTGGQEVPAHTLASGVGVLQGVIMEIVLTFSLLFAVYATIVDPKRGSVDGFGPLLIGLLVGANVLAGGPYSGASMNPARSFGPALVSGVWTDHWVYWVGPLIGGGLAGLVYENFFIVRSHAPLAGEEETF; this is encoded by the exons ATGGGGAAGATCGCGTTAGGCAATGGTCAAGAGGCAGTCCAGCCTGACTGCATCAAGGCACTGGTCGCCGAATTCATCTGCACTTTTCTCTTTGTCTTTGCCGGCGTCGGTGCCGCCATGACCAccg GTAAGATGCTTGGAGATTCCCTGGTTGGTCTGTTCGTCGTTGCGATGGCGCATGCAATGGTCGTGGCTGTTATGATCTCCGCCGGATTCAACACCTCCGGTGGCCACCTCAATCCCGCTGTCACTTTGGCACTTGCCGTCGGGGGTCACATCACCATCTTTAGATCTATCCTCTATTGCATGGATCAATTACTAGCTTCTTGCCTTGCTTGTATTCTCCTTAAATACCTTACCGGAGGACAG GAGGTACCAGCACACACACTTGCCAGTGGGGTGGGGGTCTTACAAGGAGTGATAATGGAAATAGTTCTCACCTTCTCCTTGCTTTTCGCAGTCTATGCGACCATTGTTGATCCCAAAAGGGGATCTGTGGATGGGTTTGGTCCACTGCTAATTGGGTTGTTGGTGGGTGCTAACGTATTGGCTGGTGGGCCTTACTCTGGGGCTTCTATGAACCCAGCCAGATCCTTTGGACCGGCCTTGGTCAGTGGTGTTTGGACCGATCATTGGGTCTACTGGGTTGGACCGCTTATTGGTGGTGGACTTGCCGGTCTTGTGTACGAGAACTTTTTCATCGTCAGATCTCATGCTCCTCTcgcaggagaagaagaaactttcTAG